Proteins co-encoded in one Halococcoides cellulosivorans genomic window:
- a CDS encoding 4a-hydroxytetrahydrobiopterin dehydratase, which yields MAVVLDPDTIDDRSPDGWTREGDAIEATYEFDDYLAGVGFASGVAGLAQEAYHHPTIEIGFRSVTVRLTTHDAGGVTDADLDLAARIDSLDRD from the coding sequence ATGGCAGTTGTCCTCGACCCCGACACGATCGACGATCGCTCCCCCGACGGCTGGACCCGAGAGGGTGACGCGATCGAAGCGACCTACGAGTTCGACGACTACCTCGCTGGCGTCGGGTTCGCGAGCGGCGTCGCGGGCCTCGCTCAGGAAGCCTACCACCATCCGACGATCGAGATCGGCTTTCGATCGGTGACAGTGCGCCTCACGACACACGATGCCGGCGGCGTCACGGACGCCGATCTCGATCTGGCCGCGCGGATCGACTCGCTCGATCGGGACTGA